The nucleotide window AAGGTCGGAAGGTCGGAAGGTAATGGCGTTGTAGGATAGAGCGGACGAACGAGGACTTTTAGACTTTCGACCTTCAGACCTTCGACTCTTCACCCCACATCAATCACAGGGTCCTCGCCTTGGCCGAGCAGTCGCACGGTGCGTTCGCCGCGCGGGAGATAGATGGCGATGCGGGTGCCATGCCCCTCCTCGCTGTGGATCTCGATTTCCCCGCCATGCTCGCGCACGATCCGGCGCACGATCAGCAGGCCGAGACCGCTGCCGGAGGCCTTGGTGGTACGGTAGGGCTCGAAGATGGATCCCATGTGCTCCGGAGAGATGCCGGTGCCATTGTCCTCGATGGCGATGCGGTATTCGTAGTCGTTCGCCCGGGTGCGGATGGTGATGCGGCCCTGGCCCTCGCGGAGGGCTTGGTAGGCGTTCCGCATCAGGTTGTAGAACACCTGCTGGAACTGGCCGCCATCGATCTCCGCAGGCGGCAGGGTTTCCGAGAGATCGAGTTCCACGGCGATCTTCCGCGAGGCGAGTTCCGGTTCGAGCAACCGCAGCGTTTCGTGGAGCAGGGCATTGAGGTCCGTACGCTCGCGTCGGAGCGCGGTGGGACGCACGGCGGAAAGGAACTGCTTCAGGATGGCATCCAGCCGCTTGATCTCCTCGCGCGCAGTGGTCAGATGCGTTTCCAGCGGAGCGCGGTCACCGGGCGGCAGTTTCCGGAGCTTGCGGTCCATCAGCTGGAGATGGATGTCCAACGAATTGAGCGGGTTGCCGATCTCATGAGCGACTCCCGCCGCCAGCAGGGTGAGAGCGTTGAGACGTTCGGTTTCCAGCGTTTCCTCCGCCTCGGCACGGGTGCGGGTGAGGTCACGGACCAGCATCACGTAGCCTGGCGGCGTGGTTTCCGGGCCTTCGTCGGCACTGATAGGGGCCAGATAGAAATTGAGGAAACGGTTCTCCGGATAGAACACTTCCAGATCCCGGCTTACGGTCCGGCCCGGTTTGGCGAGGGACTTCCACTCGAGACCGCGGACCTGCCGGGACAGCGGCTCACCAATGGCTTTCTCGGGATCGAGCCCGAAGAAGCCACAAGCCGCCCGGTTGACGAAAGCGATCGTCCCTTCCGGATCGAGCAGGATCACCCCCTCCAGGAGAGCCTCGAACACCTGCTCAAGAAACCCCTTTTCCCGGATCAAGCGGGCGACGATCTGCTGGACCTCCCCCGGCTCCACCTTGTCGAGCCGGGCGACGAGCTTTTCAAGGAAGCCGGATTTCACGGAAAAGGTTGCCAGTGTGGGGATTTCGGTCTTCAGGAAGGACCATGAGTGAAGCTCTTGAGCTCCTGATCGTCCTCTGCACCTTCCCCGATCCGGAGCAGGCGCGACAGATTGGCACGGCCTTGGTGGAAACGCAACTGGCAGCCTGCGTGAATCTGCTCCCCGGCGTGGAATCCATCTACCGCTGGCAAGGGCAGATCGAAACCTCCGCCGAGGTGTTGGCGGTTTTCAAGACCACCCGCGGGGCATTTCCCGCATTTGAAGAGGCACTCACGGATCTCCACCCCTATGAAGTGCCGGAGATTCTGGCGCTGGAACCGGCGGACGCATCCGCGGCCTACGCGGCGTGGGTATGGGAAAATGCTTCCGGCGCTCGCAATCAGTAGCGCGGCACCTCGGAGTCGATTGTCCGCGACCAAGCGTCGATTCCGCCCGCCATCGAGAAGACACTTTCCACGCCGTTCGCCCGGAGAAACGAGGTCGCTCGCAGCGAGCGCATGCCGTGGTGGCAATAGACCACCACACCGTTCGACGCGCCTTGCCGCAGCGCGTCGATTTTCTCCGGAAAGCTGCCAAGCGGAACCAGATCGGCTCCTTCGATCCGGCAGATGCCCCATTCCTCCGGCTCCCGACAGTCCACGAGCCACGGGCGCTCCGATTCCGGCAGGGTGGACCAGCCGGAGACTTCGGCACAGGTGACTTCCAAGGTGGCCGCCGGGTCAGGCAGCAGACTCATTGGACGATGACCGGGGTGCCGAGCTCGACGTTCTCGAAGAAGTGGCGGGCCATGTGGTCCGGCATGCGGATGCAGCCGTGGGAGGCCGCGTAGCCCGGCAGGAAGCCGGTGTGCATGCCGATGCCATCGGAAAAGCGCATGAAATACGGCATCGGAGCCGGGTAGTAGATCTGGCCGGGCAGCACCGGGGTGCGGATATCGGCGTTGTCATTGACCATCTGGCCGGTCGCCCGATCCTTGATAGCGCCATAGGTCGAGGACTTGTGGTCCTTGTCCTTCTGAGTGATCTTGTAGCGGCCCGGAGGTGTGCCGTGGTCCTCGTTGCCGGAGGAGATCTTCGAGACCGCGACGAGCTGGCCACCCTTGTAGAAGTAGGCCTTCTGTTCCGCGCGGTTGATCCGGATAAGCGGGGCGCCGGTGGTGCCTTCGCCATCCCAGTAGGAGATGTCGTCCGGAATCGCCGGGGCGGAGTGATGCTCGCCTTTTCCGGTCGGACCGTTGTTGCGGGTGTAGCCGAGCAGATAATCGGACTTTTGCGGACCGCTGGGGGCGCAGGAAGCGACCAGAGCGGCGATGACTACGAGAATGGAACTACGGAGTGCGGCTTTCATGTAACTAGAAAGGAAACGCGGGACGCGCGATTCTCGCCCGGATCCGGCATCCGGTCAAGCCGACAGCCCTCGGAGCGATCTAACGGCATCGGGAGGGCGGGGCGATGGGGGTTGCTTCCCGGCGCGGGCGTGGTATGGAGGCCTTCCGCCATGCCAAACTACGATTACGAATGCCAGACCTGCGGGCACCGCTTCGAAGTGTTCCAGAGCATGAACGATCCGAAGCTCACCGATTGCCCGCACGAAGGCTGCGAGGGTCAGGTGAAGCGTCTGCTCGGCACCGGAGCGGGCCTGCTTTTCAAGGGGGCCGGATTCTACCAGACCGACTACCGCTCTTCCTCCTATCAGGCAGGCGCCAAGGCCGATGGCAGCAGCGCTCCCGCCGCCCCGGCGGCTCCTGCGGCCCCCGCCAGCGCGCCTTCCACTCCCGCGAACTGACCCATGGCCAAAAACAATGAGGAAACGCCCGCGAAATCCGGTGGCGGCTGCATCGGACTGCTGACCAAGGGATTTCTGGCGGTCACCATCCTCGGCATGATCGTGGCCCTGGCGTTTGTCTATCTGCCCCAAGATGTCAGCGGCATCGAGGGGGTGGGGCCTGCGGCCGTGTCCGCGCCCAAGAAGGATATCAAGGCGATGCTCCGCAGCTCGCTGGAGCGCGGCTATGAGGTCTCATTCACCGAGGAAGAGATCAATGGCTACCTGTCCCGCACGCTTGCCAGCAAGCAGGAGGGGCTGCTGGGCGGGAATGCAACCATCGACGGCGTGTGGGTCAGCCTGGAGAAGGACTGCGCGGAGGTGATCATCGAGCGCCGCGTCTTCGGCCGCCCGTTCACGGTTTCCACCTTTCTCCAAGTCGAGCAGACCATGCAGCCGAACGGTCGGGTGAAAACGGAGGTGGTCCTCCATGGCGGCCCCTATTTCGCGGGCACCTACCCGTATCGCGGCGGTCGTTTCGGGTCGCTGGTAGTGCCGCAGGGATTCCTCCGGCTGATGCTGCCGTCCTTTGAGAAACTCGCCCAAGCCTATCAGGAGGAACTTGCGATCATCCCGGACATGGCCCGCATCCAGATCAGCGAGAATCGCATCACCTTCAATCCCCAGGCACCGGGCGATGACCTGGGCGTGGGTGGATCTTTCTGAACTCCTGCCCGCACACCGGTGAAAACCCTCCTCATCGTCCTTGCCGGCCTTTGTGGCGTCCTGATGGGAGCCGAGCCTCCCAAGGCGGTGCCGGTGAATCCTGCGGCGGTCGTGCCCAAACCCGCCGGTCCTCAACTGGTTCCGTCGGTCGATCCGAATCCGGCGGCGCCCCAGCGGGTGGTCAGCGCCTCGGAGCAATTCATCGTCACCGGTGGGGACGCGGCTCTGCGCGGGCGCATCGCCATGCGGGCGGAAGACATGAAGCGCGCCCTGCTCAAGCTGGGGGACGACGCCAAGGACGAATGGAAGGTGCCGATCAAGATCCATGCCGAAGGGAAAGCAGAAGATCCGGAACCGAAGCGCGCGGTGCGGATGGAGCTGACATTCAGCGAAGCCGGATGGGATTTCCGCATCCGGATGTTCACCGGCCGTGGCATTGAGAATGGCTTGGAGCGGGAGCGCCTCGACCGTACGATGCTTTCCGCTTTGCTCTATGAAAGGGCGCTGCGGACGATGCCGCTCCAGGAAATGGAGGAACCGCTGCTGGTCCCTCCCTGGCTGGTGGCGGGATTGCAGGAGGCGATTGCCTGGAAGGAGCACAAGGGGGACCGGAAAATCTACGAAGCCCTCGCCAAGAACGGCGGCCTTTACAAGCTGGCCGACCTGCTGGCGGTCACCGACGAGCGCTATGACGAGCTGGATGGCGGCAGCCGCAGTGCCTTCCGCGGAACCTCGGGAGCACTGGTGCTGGCGCTGGTGGATCAACCGCAGGGAGAGGAAAGTTTCCGCCAGTTCCTTGCCGAAGCGGCGAATTTCGGTGGCGAAATGCCGGTGCTGCTGAAGCGTTGCTTCCCCGGCCTCAACTTGTCGGAAACCAGCCTTTCGAAATGGCTCGCATTGAAGGTGATGGAGCTGAAGGAGCCGGAATTGAGCGAGTCCCTCCCTGTGGAGGAAACCGACCGGAATCTGGAGGATGCCCTCAAGGTGCATTTCCGTGATCCCTCCGGCCTCTATATCGAGAAGCCTCTGGCGGAGGTCTGGCAGGAACTCGGAGGTCTGCCCCCTGCCACAAGGTTGGAAGCGGTGAAACGGGTGCAGGAAGGCATCGTCCGCCTCAGCTATCGCTCGTTCCCTTCATACCGCCCGATGTTGGAGGAGTATCAGTCGATCCTGGTGGACATCCTCAAGGGCAGGACCACGAAGACGGCGATGCAGTTGAGCAACCTGGCCGAAACCCGCGTGACCATGAAGGAGCGCTGCAAGGTGGCGCGGGACTACATGGATTGGTTCGAGATCACCCGCGCGCGCGAAACCAGCGGAGCCTTCGAGGACTATCTCAAGCTCAAGGAAAAGCTGAAGTATGAGATGCCGGTCCGGCAGGCACCCATCTCCAGTTATCTGGATCTGATGCAAAAAAGCTTCGGACGCTCCGAGCCCGCTTCCGGCCCCCGCCGGTGAGGATTTTCAGAGCACCGCGTGCCTTTTGAGGTCGTCCAGATCGGCGAATTCCAGTGCCGATTCATGGGTGGCCTCCAGCACCACCTGCGGCGCACAACCGGCGTGCAGGGCCTCCTGCCAGCGCGCGGCGCACAGACACCAGCGGTCACCGGCCTTCAATCCCGGGAAACCGTATTCCGGACGCGGGGTGCTGAGGTCGTTGCCGCGCCGCTTCGAAAACTCGAGAAACGACTCGTTCATGCGCGCGCACACCACATGCACCCCGGCATCGCCCTTGCCCGTGCGGCAGCAGCCGTCCCGGAACCATCCGGTCAGAGGTTCGATCGAGCAGGTCATCAGCGGGGTTCCGAGGACATTGAGCGCTTCACGGGCCATGACGGAGAATCTAACGGCAAACTGCGCCGCGTCCAGCGTGCTTGCCGCCTGAACGGATCGATGAAAGAATCGTCACGTGGAAAAAGCATGGGACCATGACCTGCCCGAGCGCTTCGGCCCGATGACCGTCAAGGAGCTGCGGCAAAACCTGAGGCGCGGCAGTTTCGTCTATCCGTTCATCGGTATCCAGTTGTTGGCCGTGCTCGCGGTCTTCGCGGAGTTCCAGATGTCACGTGTGGCGGAATACACCGAATACGTCGGTGTCATGAACCTCGGGCTGATGGGGAGTTCCGGTCCGTTCTGGGTCGTGGTTTCCGTGATCTGCATGGTGATCATGCCGCTCGGAGGTCTCATCCTCATGGGGCAGGAACTGGAGGAGGGAAACCACGAGCTGCTGCTGCTCACCCAGCTCAACCGCTGGAAGGTGGTACTCGGCAAGTTCTACACCATCTGGGGCCTGTGCGCGCTGACCTTCGTCTCGCTGCTGCCGTACGTGGTCGTGCGTTATCTGCTCGGCAGCATCGAGTGGTGGCGGGAAGCGTGTTGCTCGCTCACGGTGCTCGGAGGTTCCGCGATCATTGCCGCCGGAGCGATCGGTGCCTCCTCCTTCAAGGGACTCGCCGCCCGCATCGGGATCATGGCACTGTTTTTCCTGTCCTGCGGAGCAGCTTGCTCGGTGCCTCTGGCCGTGGCCGCCAGCCGGGAAAAGGGCTGCGAGATCTGGTATCATCTCAATGCCCTCTCCGCCGTCTTCTGCTACACCATGCTCGGCCTCTCGCTGGCACGCTCGCGACTGCGCCTGGTTGTTCACGCGTATGAGGTGAAACCGAGCTGGATGATTGTGGGCCTGCTGGTGTTCACGCCCTTCGTGGTGTGGATGACCACGCTGTTCACGGGCGGCTACGCCGGTCTGGTCGGCCTGATCGGCATGGCCTTTGTCTCGATCTATGCGGACGTGACGCCGAAAGCTCCGAAGTGGATGGCGGCTCCGACCCCGAATATCCCTCCTCCGCCGATGCCCCATTCGTAAGCGTCAAACCCGCGCGGCGGCCAGCAGTTCCCTCAAGCGCGCCTGCTCCGCCGCCGAGGTCTTCGCCACGAAACCGCGGGCATGCGCGAAGTGGACATCATGCTCCTCCTGGATGCGGGTGAAGTCGAAGAGCGGGCTGTCATTGTGGCGTGAAAGTCCGTAGCCACTGCCGCGTCGATCCGGATAGACAAGTCCCGCCACGCTGGCACTCTTTCCGATGGATTCCAGATAGCGGCCGAGTCCGGCGGAAGGCTCCTCCGACATCGACTCGGTACGCGGCAGGAACAGCACCTCGGTGCCCCCCACGTCCCAGAGCTCCGCATGCTGCGCGATGAAATCGAGGCGCTCACGCAGATTCCTCAGATAGTCGAGCAAGTCTTCACCGATGAAGCGCAGCAGTTCCCAGATCGGATTGCCGGGTTCCAACCGCCGTGCTTTGGCGAAGCGCCGCAGCACGGTGACATCCACCGGAGAATTCAGCTTCGCCAGCGTATCGCGATCCACTCCCAGCCACTTGGCCGTAGAAACCGGGCCGCGCGTGTCGAACCATTCCGCGGGCTCCAACCAGTCGCAGAACTTTCTCGCGTCCTCGTAAACGCCGAGGTGCTGGAGCACCAGTGTGAGAGCGCAGGCCGGAGGATGATCCGCCGGGAACTGGTGGTGGTCGAAATTGTTGCGGGCAGGATCGTGCTCGCCGCCCACGTCCACCACCGCGATGGCCACGTCATCGAGATCCGCCTGTGTGGGCTCACGCCGCTCGATCGGAACTCCGTGGACGGCGGCCAGCAGGCTGCATGCGAGGAGTTCGTCTTTGTGCGCGCCGCCGGGGTGGGTGAGGATCAGGGAAATCGACATCGGGATGCGGAACCCTAGGCGCGAATCCCGGAGCGACAAGCCCGGCGAAAGCAGTCGGAGATTGTGAAACGACCTGCCGGGTGATTGGATACCTTTCATGGGGCACTATTCCAGTCTGGGACGCATGGTGGGATGGACGGCCCTGGGATGTACAGGCGGGTTGTTCATCGCGGGCGGGATCTGCTACTCGAAACCCAAGCTGTACCGCTCACAGGTGGTCTTTGAAGCAAAGGAAGCGGCGGGACGGAAAGTGGAACTGGCTCCACTGCACGCGGTCCGCGCCGTGCGGGCACAGGAACTGGATCTGCGATGGGGAGTCCCCCCGGATGAAGCCGTGGCGCGACTGCGTGCGGCGGTACGCATGGAGGCGGTTCCGGAGGGAGTGGTCCTCACCGCCACCCACACCAACAAGGAAGATGCCCGGGACATGGCAGAGGAGACGGCTGGATATTTCCGGGGCATGGATGCGGAGGCCACCTTGGCGGGAAAGAACCCCGTGCCTCCGGCCCCGTCGGAAAAGACGGCATACGATTTGGACATAACGGTGGACCGGCTTGTGGAGAGAGCCGGTTCCGCGGGTATCCGGGATTTCCGGCTTATCCCCCGCGCCGCGAAGATGGGGGTGAAGGCGGCCGCGGAGTTGTGGCAGGATGCGGAGTTCAAGGAGTGTTGGAAAACCTACGACGGGATCACCGCCACGCTGGACGGGCTTCCAGGAGATGGCTCCGCTCCGCCTTTGGCGGAATGGATCGAGCCACCGGTGATCGCTCTCCGACCGTTTTCCCCCGACGTGGATTCGTATTTGAAGCCGGGTCTTTGGGGCGGAATGCTTCTGGGATGTCTGGTCGGAGCCAGAATGGAAGCGAAGCGCAAGCCTGACGCGGATGAGCCTTCTCCGGAGCTGGAAGATCCGGAAGACGGCTTTGGCGCATCCTCCTCCCTCCCGCTGTCCGACCACCGGACGGGAGCGTCCCGCGCGACCGCCGGGGATGAATGGTAGCCCGGAGATTTCCTTCGACAGTCCGCGCTTCGCCAAACATACGCGGGCGTGAAAATCACCCGCCACCTCGCCACCTGCACCACCAAGGACGGTTCCGTGCTCGTCCTGCAGGAGCATGACGGGCACTTTTATCTGCGGGTGGACGGCGTGCAGCTCATGAGCACCACAGCCTCGTCCTCGGAGCAGACGATGGCGGAACTGGCTTGCTCGAATCTGCCAAAGAAACCGCGGGTGCTGATTGGCGGTCTCGGATTCGGTTTCACGCTGAAGCGCGTGCTCGAACTCGCCCCCGCGGATGCGATCGTGGAAGTGGCGGAACTGCTGCCGGAGATCGTGGCGTGGAACCGCGAGTTTCTCGGCGAGGTGAATGGCACGCTGGTGGATGACCCGCGCGTGATCATCCATGTCCGCGATGTGAACGATCTGCTCA belongs to Luteolibacter ambystomatis and includes:
- a CDS encoding rhodanese-like domain-containing protein, producing the protein MSLLPDPAATLEVTCAEVSGWSTLPESERPWLVDCREPEEWGICRIEGADLVPLGSFPEKIDALRQGASNGVVVYCHHGMRSLRATSFLRANGVESVFSMAGGIDAWSRTIDSEVPRY
- a CDS encoding DUF2237 family protein, which translates into the protein MAREALNVLGTPLMTCSIEPLTGWFRDGCCRTGKGDAGVHVVCARMNESFLEFSKRRGNDLSTPRPEYGFPGLKAGDRWCLCAARWQEALHAGCAPQVVLEATHESALEFADLDDLKRHAVL
- a CDS encoding two-component system sensor histidine kinase NtrB, which produces MKSGFLEKLVARLDKVEPGEVQQIVARLIREKGFLEQVFEALLEGVILLDPEGTIAFVNRAACGFFGLDPEKAIGEPLSRQVRGLEWKSLAKPGRTVSRDLEVFYPENRFLNFYLAPISADEGPETTPPGYVMLVRDLTRTRAEAEETLETERLNALTLLAAGVAHEIGNPLNSLDIHLQLMDRKLRKLPPGDRAPLETHLTTAREEIKRLDAILKQFLSAVRPTALRRERTDLNALLHETLRLLEPELASRKIAVELDLSETLPPAEIDGGQFQQVFYNLMRNAYQALREGQGRITIRTRANDYEYRIAIEDNGTGISPEHMGSIFEPYRTTKASGSGLGLLIVRRIVREHGGEIEIHSEEGHGTRIAIYLPRGERTVRLLGQGEDPVIDVG
- a CDS encoding MYG1 family protein — translated: MSISLILTHPGGAHKDELLACSLLAAVHGVPIERREPTQADLDDVAIAVVDVGGEHDPARNNFDHHQFPADHPPACALTLVLQHLGVYEDARKFCDWLEPAEWFDTRGPVSTAKWLGVDRDTLAKLNSPVDVTVLRRFAKARRLEPGNPIWELLRFIGEDLLDYLRNLRERLDFIAQHAELWDVGGTEVLFLPRTESMSEEPSAGLGRYLESIGKSASVAGLVYPDRRGSGYGLSRHNDSPLFDFTRIQEEHDVHFAHARGFVAKTSAAEQARLRELLAAARV
- the cutA gene encoding divalent-cation tolerance protein CutA, producing MSEALELLIVLCTFPDPEQARQIGTALVETQLAACVNLLPGVESIYRWQGQIETSAEVLAVFKTTRGAFPAFEEALTDLHPYEVPEILALEPADASAAYAAWVWENASGARNQ
- a CDS encoding L,D-transpeptidase family protein, translating into MKAALRSSILVVIAALVASCAPSGPQKSDYLLGYTRNNGPTGKGEHHSAPAIPDDISYWDGEGTTGAPLIRINRAEQKAYFYKGGQLVAVSKISSGNEDHGTPPGRYKITQKDKDHKSSTYGAIKDRATGQMVNDNADIRTPVLPGQIYYPAPMPYFMRFSDGIGMHTGFLPGYAASHGCIRMPDHMARHFFENVELGTPVIVQ
- a CDS encoding FmdB family zinc ribbon protein, with protein sequence MPNYDYECQTCGHRFEVFQSMNDPKLTDCPHEGCEGQVKRLLGTGAGLLFKGAGFYQTDYRSSSYQAGAKADGSSAPAAPAAPAAPASAPSTPAN
- a CDS encoding spermine synthase yields the protein MKITRHLATCTTKDGSVLVLQEHDGHFYLRVDGVQLMSTTASSSEQTMAELACSNLPKKPRVLIGGLGFGFTLKRVLELAPADAIVEVAELLPEIVAWNREFLGEVNGTLVDDPRVIIHVRDVNDLLNRSGADRYHVILLDVDNSPDPLVQRGNARLYNRSGLERAKAALHPGGRVVYWSANQDKDFARSVEKVFGNVECVGAKAYPKAKRFTHTLFVADRK